A genomic region of Desulfobulbaceae bacterium contains the following coding sequences:
- a CDS encoding ABC transporter ATP-binding protein, translated as MDTGDKVAVRDISLHIPPGKTVALVGESGSGKSVTALSILRLLESVSNIEQSGEVLFNNQNLLQLNASEIRQVRGNEIAMIFQEPMTSLNPVYSIGSQIIEPFIIHQNLSPNEARQKSIQLLNKCGILDPHLKIDQYPHQLSGGQRQRVMIAMALACRPSLLIADEPTTALDVTVQAQILTMIKELQSELEMSVFLITHDLHMVQSFADYVYIMNDGQIVESGKTNEIFSNPADPYTKHLLGSIPQGQPENIPSVNDLIKVHDITVRFTSSSGFLGRHKTFFEAVKNVSLAIPRGSTFGLVGESGSGKSTLGFAILRLQNSSGQVEFDSNDISALSGKQLRKLRKRMQIVFQDPFSSLSPRRTIFQIIAEGLRIHYPDLHASEVETAVVEALEDVGLSSEIMHRYPHEFSGGQRQRIAIARVIILKPEFLVLDEPTSALDMTIQAQIIDLLKELQKKFNITYLFITHDLRVIKAMANFLAVMKGGEIVETGVAHEIFSNPQHSYTKSLFKAAFLE; from the coding sequence ATGGATACAGGCGATAAAGTGGCCGTTCGTGACATTTCACTACACATACCTCCCGGAAAAACGGTGGCTCTTGTTGGTGAATCCGGTTCCGGAAAATCAGTTACAGCCTTGTCAATATTACGTCTTTTAGAGTCCGTTTCGAATATAGAACAGTCCGGCGAGGTACTGTTTAATAATCAAAATCTTTTACAGCTTAATGCCTCTGAAATCCGGCAGGTGCGTGGCAATGAAATTGCCATGATTTTCCAAGAACCAATGACTTCCTTAAATCCTGTCTATTCCATTGGCAGCCAGATAATTGAACCATTTATAATTCATCAAAACCTCTCCCCGAATGAGGCCAGGCAAAAATCAATTCAATTACTCAATAAATGCGGCATATTGGATCCTCACCTTAAAATTGATCAGTACCCTCACCAATTATCTGGGGGGCAGCGGCAGCGAGTAATGATAGCCATGGCCCTGGCCTGCCGACCAAGCCTGCTGATAGCCGATGAGCCGACAACCGCCTTAGATGTTACTGTTCAAGCCCAGATTCTAACTATGATCAAGGAGTTGCAGAGTGAACTGGAGATGTCTGTTTTCCTGATAACGCATGATCTACACATGGTTCAATCATTTGCCGACTACGTTTATATAATGAATGATGGTCAAATTGTTGAGTCTGGTAAGACCAATGAAATTTTCTCTAATCCGGCAGATCCCTACACGAAACATCTGCTTGGTAGTATTCCGCAGGGACAGCCGGAAAACATTCCATCGGTAAACGACTTGATTAAAGTACATGACATAACGGTTCGCTTCACCTCCTCTTCTGGTTTTTTAGGCCGCCACAAAACCTTTTTTGAGGCAGTAAAAAACGTGTCGCTTGCGATACCAAGAGGTTCAACTTTTGGCCTCGTTGGTGAGTCTGGTTCAGGGAAAAGCACCTTAGGTTTTGCCATTCTACGGTTACAAAACTCTTCCGGCCAGGTTGAATTTGACTCAAATGACATCAGCGCCTTGAGTGGAAAGCAGTTACGAAAACTACGAAAAAGAATGCAGATTGTTTTTCAGGATCCTTTCTCTTCATTATCTCCACGAAGAACGATATTTCAAATTATTGCAGAAGGGTTGCGTATTCATTACCCGGATTTACACGCCTCAGAGGTCGAAACTGCGGTGGTTGAAGCACTCGAAGATGTAGGGCTTTCATCTGAGATAATGCATCGATACCCACATGAGTTTTCAGGTGGTCAACGCCAAAGAATTGCCATTGCCAGGGTCATTATTTTAAAGCCCGAGTTTCTGGTCCTCGATGAACCGACCTCGGCCCTGGATATGACAATTCAGGCCCAGATTATCGATCTGTTAAAAGAGTTACAAAAAAAATTCAACATAACCTATCTTTTTATTACCCATGACCTCAGGGTAATAAAAGCTATGGCTAATTTTTTGGCAGTTATGAAAGGTGGTGAAATTGTTGAGACCGGTGTGGCACATGAGATCTTTAGTAATCCCCAACACTCTTATACTAAAAGCCTATTTAAAGCGGCATTTTTAGAATAG
- a CDS encoding ABC transporter substrate-binding protein has product MLCQDLLKSEESHPFYQSYFNDIKAATVLSEDKIRFDFARQNRELHLIACELPILSKKYYAKQPFSESSLSIPIGSGPYIVDKIIPGKSISYIKNSNYWAKSHPVRKNMFNFQTITHKYYKDQLVSVEAFKSGDFDFMYVNIAKQWARDLVGDKFESKQIIKEYLDHKNNAGMQCFVMNTRKELFSDINVRQAIGLAFDFEWTNKTLFFDQYTQTDSYFSNSKLAANGLPQGLELHYLNEFKDKLPIEVFSQPLTMVSTAPPNSLRGNLRKAKQLLEQSGWTIQDGILVKNSDPNQEFKFEIVLASPSFERVMAPFVKNLEKLGILATYRTIDPALYTRRLKSFDFDMLVNVFGQSQSPGNEQRSYWHSSAAEQTGSRNLIGLKDPVVDALVDKIIYATTQIELEAACKALDRVLWYGYYVVPNWYVARHRVVYWNKFKKPEKLPLYYQPDEALMTWWMAD; this is encoded by the coding sequence CTGCTATGTCAAGACCTTCTTAAAAGTGAAGAATCGCATCCTTTTTATCAGTCTTATTTTAATGATATTAAAGCCGCAACAGTTCTGAGTGAAGACAAAATTCGATTTGATTTTGCTCGCCAAAACCGAGAGCTTCATCTTATCGCCTGTGAACTTCCGATACTTTCCAAAAAATATTATGCAAAACAGCCTTTTTCTGAATCGAGCCTTTCTATTCCGATTGGCAGTGGGCCGTATATTGTCGATAAAATAATCCCTGGCAAGTCAATCTCCTACATCAAAAATTCGAACTATTGGGCAAAGTCTCACCCTGTCAGAAAGAATATGTTCAACTTTCAAACAATTACTCATAAATATTATAAAGATCAGCTTGTCTCTGTTGAGGCCTTCAAATCTGGTGATTTTGACTTTATGTATGTCAATATTGCCAAACAGTGGGCCCGGGATCTTGTCGGCGACAAGTTTGAATCAAAACAGATCATTAAGGAGTACCTTGACCACAAAAATAATGCCGGAATGCAATGCTTTGTGATGAATACTCGCAAGGAACTCTTTAGTGATATTAATGTGCGACAGGCTATCGGCCTGGCATTTGATTTTGAATGGACAAACAAGACCTTGTTTTTTGACCAATATACACAAACAGATAGTTATTTCAGCAACTCAAAACTGGCAGCAAACGGTCTGCCTCAAGGTCTTGAGCTTCACTATTTGAATGAATTTAAAGATAAACTCCCGATAGAAGTTTTCAGTCAGCCGTTAACCATGGTTTCAACCGCGCCTCCCAATAGTCTGCGGGGTAATTTGCGCAAAGCCAAGCAACTGCTGGAACAGTCCGGCTGGACAATTCAGGATGGTATACTGGTAAAAAATTCAGATCCAAACCAAGAGTTTAAATTTGAAATAGTACTTGCCTCGCCCTCCTTTGAACGTGTTATGGCGCCTTTTGTAAAGAATCTCGAGAAGTTGGGCATACTGGCAACGTATAGGACAATTGATCCGGCTCTTTACACCAGAAGGCTGAAAAGTTTTGATTTTGATATGCTTGTTAATGTCTTTGGTCAATCACAGTCACCTGGTAACGAGCAGCGCAGTTACTGGCACTCATCTGCTGCGGAACAGACCGGATCCAGAAATCTGATTGGTTTAAAAGATCCTGTAGTTGATGCACTTGTTGACAAGATTATCTACGCAACAACCCAAATTGAACTGGAAGCAGCCTGCAAAGCACTTGATCGTGTCCTTTGGTATGGATATTATGTGGTGCCCAACTGGTATGTGGCAAGACATCGGGTAGTGTATTGGAACAAGTTTAAGAAACCAGAAAAACTTCCACTCTATTATCAGCCCGATGAAGCCTTAATGACCTGGTGGATGGCCGATTAA
- a CDS encoding ABC transporter permease yields the protein MKSNKSPYSLSLRRWRRFKKNKRGFYSLIIFTVLFLFSLFAEAVSNDKPFLVIYEGDYYFPTFVSYPETTFGGDFDTETDYRDPYILDKITTDSNKTLFPLNRHSFASINYNLDQPVPSPPSKENLLGTDDRGRDVLARLIYGFRLSVLFGFALTFLGTIVGILAGAIQGYFGGKTDLLFQRFIEIWGSMPELYLLIIFSSIFKPSITLLLILLSMFGWMGLSDYVRAEFLRGRNLDYVTAAKALGVSNPTIMFRHLLPNGMTPVITFLPFRMSGAILALTSLDFLGLGVPPPTPSLGELLAQGKNNIDAWWLSLSSFFVLVGTLVLLIFIGEALREAFDPRKV from the coding sequence TTGAAATCAAACAAATCACCATACAGCCTTTCGCTGCGCCGCTGGCGACGTTTCAAAAAAAATAAAAGAGGCTTCTACAGCCTTATTATTTTCACGGTACTTTTCCTTTTCAGCTTGTTCGCTGAAGCGGTAAGTAACGACAAGCCATTTCTGGTGATTTATGAGGGTGACTATTATTTCCCAACCTTTGTTTCATACCCGGAAACAACCTTTGGTGGAGATTTTGACACTGAAACGGACTACCGTGATCCTTACATACTGGATAAGATAACAACAGATTCGAATAAAACGTTGTTTCCCTTAAATCGGCATAGTTTTGCATCTATTAATTATAATCTTGACCAACCAGTTCCCTCCCCTCCCTCCAAAGAGAACCTACTTGGCACAGATGATCGTGGACGTGATGTCCTGGCACGCCTGATTTATGGTTTTCGATTATCAGTCCTTTTTGGTTTTGCCTTGACCTTTCTGGGTACGATAGTCGGTATCTTGGCTGGTGCCATTCAGGGCTACTTTGGTGGAAAGACGGACCTTCTGTTTCAACGATTCATTGAAATATGGGGTTCAATGCCGGAACTATATCTTCTCATAATTTTTTCATCAATTTTTAAACCCAGCATCACTTTACTGTTAATCCTTTTATCGATGTTTGGCTGGATGGGGCTTTCAGATTATGTCCGTGCCGAGTTTTTAAGGGGCCGTAATCTCGATTATGTTACGGCGGCCAAGGCCTTAGGTGTCAGTAATCCAACAATCATGTTTCGGCATCTTCTTCCTAATGGCATGACACCAGTTATTACCTTTCTGCCCTTTCGAATGTCTGGTGCCATACTCGCCCTTACTAGCCTTGATTTCCTTGGCCTCGGAGTTCCGCCACCAACGCCGAGCCTCGGTGAACTTCTGGCCCAGGGCAAAAATAATATAGATGCCTGGTGGCTTTCCTTAAGTAGTTTTTTCGTACTAGTCGGCACTTTGGTGTTGCTGATATTTATTGGCGAGGCCTTACGAGAAGCCTTTGACCCGAGAAAGGTATAA